The sequence below is a genomic window from Aureispira sp. CCB-E.
GTTCTGTGCAAGCCGAAAAAATAACACAAGCTCCTACCAATAAGTAAATGAATTTCATAGTCAATTGTAATTTTAAATAGCTGAAAGCCAACAACAGCACGCCATACATGGAGTGCTGTTGTCAAATGTTTTAAATACTAAATGAGATACTTTCGGTTTCTTTTTCCGAACAATCGTGGTCTTCACAAGCTTCAATAGTCAAGGTGAATTTTTCACCAGCAGCGTAACTTGAAAGATCTACTACTTCATCGATTGTAGTGGATTTGGTGTGCGAATGAACATCTAGTGGATTAAAAGGAGCGATAGAGTTGTTATTAGAATCTTTTAACGTAACCTCTACATCATGCAATTCAACATCAGCAGTCAAATTGATTTTTATAGCTGTCGTATTAGGAGTGCTGACAGTACCATTATTGGTAGGAGAAAGCACATCAATGGTAATGTGGTTGTGTACTTCTTCCTCTTTTTGTGTACAACTGATAAAGTTGAAAAGGATAATAATTAAAATAGATAGTTTAAATAACTTGTGCATGATTAATAATTTTTTTTATTTAGTTTAAAGCTTAAAGCAACACTGTTGCAACAAAGGTAGAAGATTATTTTTATTAATGCAACACTGTTGCGTTTTTTGTTGCATAAAAATTCCCTGAATTTATTTTATCTCCATATTTGAACAAAAATCAGAGAACCATTCTTTGAGTTTTTAAAATATAAAATGCTAAATTCGCACGCCTAAACATTCTAGGTGCCCAATTATTTTGGGGATATTAATCATTGTATTGACTTAAATAAAAATTTATTCATTTTATGAAAATTTTAAATTTGTTGGCTTTGTCTGTATTCCTATTGTCTTTGACAATGGTTTCTTGTACAAACGAAGGAAAAGAAGAAAGTAATAAGAACACTCCAGAATATAGCTTAGGATATGCTTATGGTGCTCAAATGGGAAAATCATTGAAGCAAGCAACTATGTTCACTGAAGACGAAAAAAATGTAGATCAATTTGTAGAGGGGATGAAAGAAGCTCTAAAGGGAGATTCGGCTACTGTTGCAAAAGCAAAAGAAGAAATGCAAGCACGCATGCAATCTCAAAAACCATCTGAAACACCAGAAGCAGGCGGTAAGATTGCTTACAATTTTGGTCTTACATCTGGTTTGGGAGATATGTCACAAAAAGTAGATATTCCAGCGTCTGCTTTCGATTTCCAAGGAGTAAAAGATGGTTATGTTGATGGATTGACAAAAGATTCATTGGAAATGACTCAAACAGAAATGGATAGTGTTTTGAAAGCATTTTTAGAGCCTAAATTTACAGAGTATCAAAATATCATGAAAGCGGAAGCGGAAGCTAAAGCAGCTGTAGCTATTGAGGCTGGAGAAGCTTTCTTGGCTGCTAACAAAGAAAAAGAAGGTGTTATTACAACAGAATCTGGGTTGCAATACGAGGTTATCCAAGAGGGAACAGGAGCTAAACCAACAGCTGCTGATAGAGTAAAAACACACTACCACGGTACGTTGATTGATGGGACTGTATTTGATAGTTCTGTAGAGCGTGGAGAGCCTGCTACATTTGGCGTTGGACAAGTAATTCCAGGGTGGCAAGAAGGTATTCCTTTGATGTCTGAGGGCGCAAAATATCGTTTTTACATTCCTCAAAACTTAGCTTACGGAATGCAAGCACCATCTCCAAAAATTCCAGCGGGTTCTGCTTTGATTTTTGATGTAGAGTTGATTGAGGTAAATCCTGAATAATTTGATTTTATAGGTAAATGGTTAGATAAAAATAGCTCTAAAATATAGACTCATTTTTGATACTAACCAAAGAACAAAAAGGAAATCTTAGCTTGCTAAGGTTTCCTTTTTTTGATCTCTTTAGAGAACCCTTCCATTTATTTGATAATAATAAAGTAATTGAGGTTTTTTTTTCTAAAATTTAATTGCTATAAACTGTAAACTTCTGAATAGGAACTAATCTGCTGTGTATGAGCATCTATAGGCTAGATCAATATACGTTTTGGTAATAATTTAGTGGGGAGCAGTTGTAAGAAATGGATAAAAATGGTGATATATAAAAAAAAATAATTCGGAAATTGATAAGTAGTTATTTTCATAAGCTAAAAACGGTTTTAGATTATAACTATTCATAATATATTATCAAACCAAATTAAAACCAAATTATGCATTTTAAACAAATCATTGCCCCTTTGGCAATCTTTAGCGCCATGTCTTTTTCAGGCTATTCCCAAAATGTATTTCCTTCAAATGGACATGCTGGTATAGGAACAACTACTCCTAGCAGTCACTTAGAAATCAACGAACGAAGCAATCAAGCCGTGCAAATAATGTTGAGGAACACGAGTGCTTCTAATGGGGGATTCTTTATAGAGTTGCTGGATAATGACATCTCACTCAATCTGAAAGAAAAAGGTAACCTTCGATTTTTTACAAATGGCACGGAGTGGATGCGATTGAATGAGAAAGGCTTTGTAGGCATAGGAACCAATAGCCCAAACAATCCATTGAGTGTAGAAGGCAAAATAGAGTCTCTTAGAGGTGGTTTTGTATTTCCAGATGGAACGGTACAGACAACGGCAGCAGTTCACTCTAATATCTTTACTTCCTTGTATGCGACGGATTTTATTAAAGTAGGAAACAACTCTATTTACATTGATGAAACGAACCTAGGAGGAGGGGCAACACCAGAGAATCACATTTATTCTTCGAATACTAGTGGCAATCTTTTTATCAACTGTGCTGATCCAAGTTTTGTAAATCCAGGAAGCCCAACAGCCAATACTATTTTTCATTTTAATGGTAATAAGGGAGGAGTAGGAATCGCAACAGATGTATTGGATCAATATGTGAAACTTCATGTCGCAGATGGATTTGCTTTGTTTGATGGAGATCAAGCCTCTGTACTTTTTGACAAGCATTCTTCTTCGGTATATGGTCAATATGGGATTGAGTATCTTTCAACCAACGAGACGGGATCTTTAGGAGGGTTAAATTTTTGGAAACCCTTTGGTTCAAATGCTGGTCTAAAGAACTATCAGATGTTTATTAGTGATGGAGGACAAGTAGGGATTGGTGTCAATCCGTCTGAATTTGTTCCTGGATATAAATTATTTGTAGATGATGGAATCTTGTGCGAACAAGTAAAAGTGGCATTAAGAAGCACAGCTGATTGGGCAGATTTTGTGTTTGACATAGATTATGAGTTAAAACCTTTAAAAGAGGTTAAGGAGTTTATTGAAGAGAACAAACATTTGCCAGACGTGCCAAGTGCTTCGGATGTTGTGAAAAATGGGATTAATATGGCTGAAATGGATGCCACCTTACTCCAAAAAATTGAGGAACTAACGCTCTACACAATCAAACAACAAGAGTTGATTGAGGAAATGCAAAAAGAAATCGAACGTTTAAAATCTAAACAATAAACCAATGGACATATTAAAAAAAGCTGTCTTGCTTCTATGCTGTGTCACTCCATGGTTTGCTTCGGCACAGGTTGTCTCAGTAGATGATATGAGAACCAAGACGTATTTTGAAATTGTAGAAGAGAAAGAGCGATATTTTGCAGGACTACCACCTAGACAATTAGAGGGTGAGGGGAGTGAGTACAATCGATTTCAACGATGGAAAGAAAAATGGGAACCTAGAGTGGCAACACACGGTAGTTTTAGGCAATATTTTGAATATGAGAAAAAAATGTTCCAAACGAATCCCAATTGTAATCCCAATGTCATTAACTCCAACCCTTGGTTAGAAATTGGACCAACCGAACAACCTGTAGGTCCCTTTGAAGATCCCTCTAATGGAGGAACAGCGGATGGAATTGGACCAACCGAACAATTGATTTTTGCGCCTTCTAATCCACTAGTAATGTTAGTGGCTTCACTTTCTGGAGGTTTGTTTTACTCTACCAATGGTGGAAATGATTGGTTGCAATCGGGAAGTGACAAGTGGCCACAACCAGGGTGTAGTTCTGCGGATATTCATCCTTCTAATCCCAATATTTGGTTGGCGACTTCTGTCGATAATAATAACGGAGAAGGGGGAGTAATAGGATATACAGGGGGAATTTATCGAACAGTAGATCAAGGAGCCACTTGGGAAAGAATAGGAAGTCAATTGCAGTTAAACTGGTTGTATAATGCTTTGTTTGGCGTGAAATTCGATCTAATTGACCCCAATATTGCTTACACCAATACACAGTATGGATTGTACAAAAGTACGAATGTTTTATCGGCAAGTGTGACTTGGACACGTTTGAATATTACTGCCCCAGTTTCTGTAACAAGTGCGTATCCTACGTTTGATTTTTCAGGTCTAGATCATCGAGTTCACGATTTAGAATTTAGACCAATCAATCCCTCTAGTCCAGGAAGTTCTATACAGGATTTATATGCTAGTGTGCGTTTTTATGGAACAAAAACAGTTAGCGGAGAGCTAATAAAAAAATATGTTTGGAGGCTAATGAAATCTAATGATGGTGGAGCAACATGGTCTGAAGTCGTAACACCGTCTAGTATTGATAACCTAGTTCATTTAACGATTGAAATGACGAAGGCAAATAGAGATATTGTGACACTTTTGTATGCGGGAGCGCCTCCTTATGGGATTCATAGATATAATGTTAATACAAATATTTGGACAACATTAACTCCAAGTTCAACTATTAATTTTGGTTCTGGGCAT
It includes:
- a CDS encoding FKBP-type peptidyl-prolyl cis-trans isomerase, which codes for MKILNLLALSVFLLSLTMVSCTNEGKEESNKNTPEYSLGYAYGAQMGKSLKQATMFTEDEKNVDQFVEGMKEALKGDSATVAKAKEEMQARMQSQKPSETPEAGGKIAYNFGLTSGLGDMSQKVDIPASAFDFQGVKDGYVDGLTKDSLEMTQTEMDSVLKAFLEPKFTEYQNIMKAEAEAKAAVAIEAGEAFLAANKEKEGVITTESGLQYEVIQEGTGAKPTAADRVKTHYHGTLIDGTVFDSSVERGEPATFGVGQVIPGWQEGIPLMSEGAKYRFYIPQNLAYGMQAPSPKIPAGSALIFDVELIEVNPE